A single genomic interval of Carassius carassius chromosome 24, fCarCar2.1, whole genome shotgun sequence harbors:
- the LOC132103695 gene encoding potassium voltage-gated channel subfamily V member 1-like isoform X1, producing the protein MHFPSPGLSGLSVTQNTMITDSSSPAEFYEDNASLLSLDSSVFFSEPALPSNDPLDFFIINVGGSRYILSQELLASHPETRLGKLALSSRDSALDLCDDADFLENEFFFDRNSQTFQYIMNFYKTGHLHVREELCVISFLQEIEYWGIDEMRIDSCCRDRYYRRKEMKDSLDIRKDAEVINNEEEDFTGVLCQDLRQRLWDLMEKPDSSKAAKMFGTLSMFFVVVSILNIALISLDFTILGAPIILDALEYICIIWFTGELVLRYMCVRDKCRFSRSVANIIDLLAILPFYVTLAVESLHGGSTELENVGRVVQVLRLMRSLRMLKLGRHSTGLKSLGMTIAQCYEEVGLLMLFLSVGISIFATVEYAIEHDMPETTFTNVPSAWWWATTSMTTVGYGDIRPDTALGKVMAFICILSGILILSLPIAIINDRFSACYFTLKMKEVALRHGEALKRLTRSSASDMSAIGVNLRDAYGRSVLEMLRLQGRERASTRSSAGDLW; encoded by the exons ATGCACTTTCCTTCACCGGGTCTCTCAGGGCTCAGCGTTACACAGAACACAATGATCACGGATTCATCAAGTCCAGCAGAGTTCTATGAGGACAATGCTTCACTGCTGTCCTTGGACTCTAGTGTTTTCTTCAGCGAGCCTGCACTACCTAGCAACGATCCGCTGGATTTCTTCATTATAAATGTGGGAGGCAGTCGGTATATCCTCTCTCAGGAACTGTTGGCCTCTCACCCGGAGACTCGCCTGGGCAAGCTGGCCCTCTCTAGTCGAGACTCTGCTTTAGATCTATGCGACGATGCAGATTTCTTGGAGAACGAGTTCTTCTTTGACCGCAACTCGCAGACCTTTCAGTACATCATGAACTTCTACAAGACGGGTCACTTACATGTGCGAGAGGAGCTGTGTGTGATCTCGTTCCTTCAGGAGATCGAGTACTGGGGCATCGATGAGATGCGCATAGACAGCTGTTGTAGGGACAGATACTACCGGCGGAAGGAGATGAAGGATTCATTGGATATTCGTAAGGATGCTGAAGTAATAAACAACGAGGAGGAGGACTTCACCGGTGTTTTGTGCCAGGATTTACGCCAACGTCTATGGGATCTTATGGAGAAGCCGGACTCCTCTAAGGCGGCCAAGATGTTTGGGACGCTATCGATGTTCTTTGTGGTGGTGTCCATCCTGAACATTGCTCTGATTTCGCTGGACTTCACTATACTTGGTGCACCCATCATCTTGGACGCTCTTGAGTACATTTGTATCATTTGGTTCACCGGTGAGCTGGTGCTCAGGTACATGTGTGTTAGAGATAAGTGTAGATTCAGCAGGAGTGTGGCGAATATCATTGACCTGCTGGCTATTCTGCCCTTCTATGTGACTCTGGCTGTGGAGAGCCTGCATGGTGGATCTACGGAGCTGGAGAACGTTGGACGGGTAGTTCAGGTGCTGCGCCTAATGAGGTCTCTCAGGATGCTAAAACTTGGCCGACACTCAACAG GTCTCAAGTCTTTGGGCATGACTATCGCCCAATGCTACGAGGAAGTTGGCCTCCTGATGCTGTTCCTTTCCGTGGGCATCTCCATCTTTGCCACAGTGGAATACGCTATTGAACATGACATGCCAGAGACCACCTTCACCAATGTACCCAGCGCTTGGTGGTGGGCCACCACGTCCATGACCACAGTAGGGTATGGAGACATCCGTCCGGACACGGCACTAGGAAAGGTGATGGCCTTCATCTGCATCCTATCTGGCATTCTAATTCTCTCGCTACCTATCGCCATCATCAACGATCGGTTCTCCGCCTGCTACTTCACACTTAAAATGAAGGAGGTGGCGCTGCGGCACGGGGAGGCGCTGAAACGACTGACGCGCAGCTCGGCCTCGGATATGTCAGCGATAGGGGTGAACTTGCGGGATGCCTATGGCAGAAGCGTACTGGAGATGCTGCGGTTGCAGGGGCGAGAGCGAGCCAGCACACGCAGCAGTGCAGGAGATCTTTGGTGA
- the LOC132103695 gene encoding potassium voltage-gated channel subfamily V member 1-like isoform X2 — protein sequence MITDSSSPAEFYEDNASLLSLDSSVFFSEPALPSNDPLDFFIINVGGSRYILSQELLASHPETRLGKLALSSRDSALDLCDDADFLENEFFFDRNSQTFQYIMNFYKTGHLHVREELCVISFLQEIEYWGIDEMRIDSCCRDRYYRRKEMKDSLDIRKDAEVINNEEEDFTGVLCQDLRQRLWDLMEKPDSSKAAKMFGTLSMFFVVVSILNIALISLDFTILGAPIILDALEYICIIWFTGELVLRYMCVRDKCRFSRSVANIIDLLAILPFYVTLAVESLHGGSTELENVGRVVQVLRLMRSLRMLKLGRHSTGLKSLGMTIAQCYEEVGLLMLFLSVGISIFATVEYAIEHDMPETTFTNVPSAWWWATTSMTTVGYGDIRPDTALGKVMAFICILSGILILSLPIAIINDRFSACYFTLKMKEVALRHGEALKRLTRSSASDMSAIGVNLRDAYGRSVLEMLRLQGRERASTRSSAGDLW from the exons ATGATCACGGATTCATCAAGTCCAGCAGAGTTCTATGAGGACAATGCTTCACTGCTGTCCTTGGACTCTAGTGTTTTCTTCAGCGAGCCTGCACTACCTAGCAACGATCCGCTGGATTTCTTCATTATAAATGTGGGAGGCAGTCGGTATATCCTCTCTCAGGAACTGTTGGCCTCTCACCCGGAGACTCGCCTGGGCAAGCTGGCCCTCTCTAGTCGAGACTCTGCTTTAGATCTATGCGACGATGCAGATTTCTTGGAGAACGAGTTCTTCTTTGACCGCAACTCGCAGACCTTTCAGTACATCATGAACTTCTACAAGACGGGTCACTTACATGTGCGAGAGGAGCTGTGTGTGATCTCGTTCCTTCAGGAGATCGAGTACTGGGGCATCGATGAGATGCGCATAGACAGCTGTTGTAGGGACAGATACTACCGGCGGAAGGAGATGAAGGATTCATTGGATATTCGTAAGGATGCTGAAGTAATAAACAACGAGGAGGAGGACTTCACCGGTGTTTTGTGCCAGGATTTACGCCAACGTCTATGGGATCTTATGGAGAAGCCGGACTCCTCTAAGGCGGCCAAGATGTTTGGGACGCTATCGATGTTCTTTGTGGTGGTGTCCATCCTGAACATTGCTCTGATTTCGCTGGACTTCACTATACTTGGTGCACCCATCATCTTGGACGCTCTTGAGTACATTTGTATCATTTGGTTCACCGGTGAGCTGGTGCTCAGGTACATGTGTGTTAGAGATAAGTGTAGATTCAGCAGGAGTGTGGCGAATATCATTGACCTGCTGGCTATTCTGCCCTTCTATGTGACTCTGGCTGTGGAGAGCCTGCATGGTGGATCTACGGAGCTGGAGAACGTTGGACGGGTAGTTCAGGTGCTGCGCCTAATGAGGTCTCTCAGGATGCTAAAACTTGGCCGACACTCAACAG GTCTCAAGTCTTTGGGCATGACTATCGCCCAATGCTACGAGGAAGTTGGCCTCCTGATGCTGTTCCTTTCCGTGGGCATCTCCATCTTTGCCACAGTGGAATACGCTATTGAACATGACATGCCAGAGACCACCTTCACCAATGTACCCAGCGCTTGGTGGTGGGCCACCACGTCCATGACCACAGTAGGGTATGGAGACATCCGTCCGGACACGGCACTAGGAAAGGTGATGGCCTTCATCTGCATCCTATCTGGCATTCTAATTCTCTCGCTACCTATCGCCATCATCAACGATCGGTTCTCCGCCTGCTACTTCACACTTAAAATGAAGGAGGTGGCGCTGCGGCACGGGGAGGCGCTGAAACGACTGACGCGCAGCTCGGCCTCGGATATGTCAGCGATAGGGGTGAACTTGCGGGATGCCTATGGCAGAAGCGTACTGGAGATGCTGCGGTTGCAGGGGCGAGAGCGAGCCAGCACACGCAGCAGTGCAGGAGATCTTTGGTGA